CGTTGGTCTTTCTGtcaaaaccaaaggtaaacaaatgaccgagacggaggTAATACATGTTTTCATAACAATCATAACTATTTTATAATATATTGTAACCATTTTTATTACCCTATTTTTATagtttattttcttattttattacCTCTAATACCATTTTGGCGGTTGAATTAATATCAACTCTTATATCATACACTTCGATGTGGTATTTTATACACATTAAACTAAATCATACGAAAACCACACTTACTAACTAATTAAAAAGGACGTACAAATGTCTAGCTAAGTAAAAAGAATTCCCTCTTTGTTCCTTGTTGGTTTATCATTGAATATTTCAATTGAAACTGTATTTTATACAGTATTGGCAATCGATATCTTAGTGATCTTACTATAGTTCATCAGCTCTAGGGGAGTACATCTTATCTTAGGTAAACCAAATAGTGAGATTTTCCCCTAAATTCTCAATCTTGTTTATTCATGAACTTAGAACACATAGACTTTGGGAAGGTCTCTCGAGAAGTAATTTACTCTAGAGTTAAAGAGTACTCACAACTAATagattaataatttttagcaaTAAACACAAAACATTCATCTTTCTAAAAAGATATCCATTTGCACGTCCTTCGAAAATTTAGAATTATTGCTTCAACAAATGATACAATTAAAAAATTTAGACAAATTTACGGAAAAGTATGAGCATAATTATTGTTGTACATGTTTCACAATTCACATCATGTGTTAACTGCTACGGAGTATTATAGAAACTAAGAAAAAAGATAAGACCTAAAAATATTGTAAAGATGGTACTCtcatttatcaaaaaaaaaaaaaaaaaaagtactccGTGTCATTTATCAAGGAGTCAAGCTATATATTCCAAAATAATGATTTTTTTTATGGTTAACAAATAAACCACCAAAATCTATATATACTATGGAAAGTTGATAtagaattttaattttaatttctaATACActgtaataataaatattaattgcCATTATTTAAGCCGCGTGATATTTCTAAAAGATATTGTTTCCTTGTTTTGCTAATTGTTTGCTCCATAATTATTTCAGAATCTTTGGTTATTACTAAACTGAAATCGTGATTAAGCTAATTGATATATGGGTTTTTCTTTCACATAACCAATTTAGAGAATATTTCCTTAATTGTTTGTTTCCTAACTTTGTGTACGTTTAATTGTTTAAATAACATTAACATAATTATGTTGATATTTAATAATGAATAATTTAGTCAATTTCTCTAAAAATGACATGTGGCAATGACACATGGTGATTATAGAGGCCACCGGTTTCTACTTTAATATAATACTAGTatgggtgcccggcttcgcccgggctacctctatctagtattaaaatatattttcagTTAACTAAAACTACTTTAAGGTTGCATAACtcctaaatttattattaatatatttttctatgaaaCAGAGTATATTTTAAGGttacaatgaaataaataattatacaaattcactactcccgccattaatattttacttaaatcgattgtTTAGCTAATTTTTCATACATACCTACTTTTGTTTTTagaattattaattttattacatttgttattattattacttttactttcactaatctcgccgtaattattgttactttcactacttgtacattaatattgataatttcactactcccgttgttacttctgttactttcactactctcgctcGCCGCTAATATTGTTAttttgactattcaaatgagtgattactatcatattactatatccaatgttacaaCAATTCTTTTCACTACTAACAAAATTATTTTACTCTCTAAGTAtccaatgagtgattactatacCCAAGGTTACTTTTATTATTCTCACTACtcgaaataaatatattaaatatatgcattaaattaattaagttgaaataattatggaatattatattttttggaaatctagcttgatttatctactttttaatagtttccaaaatataatatacttatattatactccctctatttttttatatatgactttctcatttcgagacactcccttttctcttcaatatctcttaaaatataagactaaatattatgatatgtatactcatatgaaagagtttttcgtaaggaatttaatggtaccatttttatattttttaaacaaatatatttttgtaaatattaaagtcaaaggcttacctcgtaaatccaaaacgtcatatataaaaacatggagggagtatttgtttatgttaaaacatctttatactaattaataccataagtaagGCATGTTTATATgcttattttaaggaaaatcaattaataattatttttactaattaaattaaaaatataatgaattatggaatattatattttttggaaatctaaaTTGATTTACTTACCtattaatagtttccaaaatctaacatatacttatattatatttgtgtatgttaaataattaacatatttatactaattaacacCGTAAGTGGGACCTGTTATTTTAAGGAAACTCGCCATATTCTAGTTTTATCTAAATtaatacttttaaccaaaactatataatatttacattgaagtcccttgttcaggtccatcacacggtgctatcgatttaaaactatatagtataattaatttgtataaatttctttcattacattgaagtcccttggtttctggaattaatacaTAGTAttgactagtattggtgcccggctttgcccgggctacctctacttaccattaattttttttcattaaataaaattacttaaagttacaTAACCCATCAATTTATCATTAATAtctttttctatgacatatcctaaaattacgatggaataaattttgagacaaattcactactcccgctattaatattttactcttattaatgaaacaatagtaataacattcactacttgcccgtaatcattgttactttcactactcccgccgtaattattgttattgtcactactgccgcattaatattgataatttcactactcccgtcgtaattattgttactttaactattgccgcattaatattgattatttcactactcccgttgtttctaccactttcactaatctcgctgataatattgttactttaactattcaaatgagtgattattcTCCAATTCATTTATTTGctaacgaaattacttttactacttaggcatgcaattttaagaggattatatatttatataaatatattgcatgtatgcattaaatcaaatcgaaagaattatgcaatattatatattatggaatctaacttaaTTATTTatcacctacttatattatatttttgtatgttaaataattaacatctctatacatctaataactataaagtttaataaaattgcatagattttaaatttaatatataattttataatgataataattaataccataagtgtgcatgtttatactaattaattattttattttaaggaaaatgacCATCttttagtcttctataaatatttaggaaaattaccaattcaagcatcttctttcttttaatctccttgaaattgaacatcttaattaattattttattttaaggaaattgaccatcttaattaattattttattttaagaaaattgaccatgttttagtctcttataaatgtttaggaaaattatcaagtttctatataatttaattttaacccaaactatataatatttgcattgagatcccttaatcgggtccatcacacggtgctagtgatttaaaactatatagtataattaatttgtataactttctttaattacatttaagtcccttggtttctggaattaatatatagtattgattgatatgataTATGATATATGATATATGATATGATTCTAGATGAGTtccatttatttttctttttttttgggtacGAGGAGAAACAGGGATCAAATACAATATATCAGGGAGGGAAGGAGATTTGAACTTGTGGCCTAATCCACAAGACCTCTGACTCTTGAGGGACAAAATTTTAGCCAATTACGGAACATCAGATCTATCACCTTCTAGAATCTCCGTAGTCCCCTTCGCTTTCTTTGTTTTTCAAGAATCCAAGGAATGCAAGAAAACCGAAAAAGAAAAACCCACCGCTGAAACTGCCACCTCCACCACctccgccgccaccaccaccgtcgtcATCACGAGGTGGTAGTCCAGTTCCACCATCATCAATTTGTGGCGATTTTTCTTTGCCTGcaaatgaataaaaaaaatatCAATGGCCAGCAAAAAGCTAAAGCCATGGTTCTAGGTTGGTGTTGATAGGCATTCTCGTAAGATACAAAGTATGGAATACTTCAGAAGTAATTTTATTCCTCAAAAAGATCCTTTGGATTGAAAATAGTATTACAAACATACAAGACAGTTAGAGTTTACCAGGCGCATTCTGAATTACAGAAGTCGGCTTCTCCATGGTTTGAGTCTGGCCCTCTGCTCCACATCTGGCATTCTGGAACGGAGAAACGTTTTCATAAACGCCATTACATAGGCTAAAAACTATTGTACAATAACAACAGTAAGTCTAGTGTGAGACGTTTGTGCGCATACAACCAAACTACTGATTTTATTATTAACTAAGTAATAAAACGTTTTACAGCTTGGTTGTATGCAAAGAAGCGACATAAATCATGCATGACTGACTAAGACACACGCACAACCATGAAAGAACAATCTTATAAGGTCCTCTCAATGACTAGATTATTTAGCATTCCTGTTTTTCTCGAGACTTCTTCCCAAAGCTTTCTGCAAGACCACCATCTTCACATTCCTGATTGATTTATCCCTTTATAGTAACAGTAGGGATGTCACTGGGCAGGGTTGGATGTAGGCTCCCATACCCAGCAAAGTGTTTACCGATACCTACCTAATTACTCAATGCAGGTACAAGTTTTCAAACACAACCGTTCCAACGGGTGAAATATTAAAACCCCGCCAGCCTTAATGTACCTGCTACCCATCTATTTTATCACTTTATCCACTGCTATTTTACATAAAAACGATTACAATTACAATAAACATACAATTAGTTATCATATTTATTTTTCAAAACGACATCAAAAGCCGTAATCCCAAAATTATTTGGGTCGACAAACATGAATCATCTTTTGAAATCTTCACATACGGCTTCCCACCTAAAGTACAATGATACTAAATACAATGTAGGGTGTGAAACACAAGTACGATGCAAAATCTACCTCCCGGCTCCACCCCAGCAACCTCCGTGGCAGATACAATGTTTAACCCCCAATCAAGCCTACGAGGCTACGACCTACCAAAACTCTGAAGCGATATCAGTTCATCTTGTTTCCCGGCTACAGCGTATTATGCTACATCACTGCCTATTAGATGATTGCCAAAATTGCAACATCATCCAATTTAAACTAGAAAGCCGACAACAAGCACACTGAAATGATTTTGGAAGACATAGTTCCCCCATAAAGGAAAAGGAGTGAATAACATCGCAGGAGATATGACAGAATCTCCCCGCCTAACTTTACTGCAAACCACTATCCCAGTAAAATATCACTTCAGACAATACCCAACCATCTCAAAACTAGCATCAAGTAATTTGGTTAAATTTTTACCAATCctaaataaaataacaaaattCCCAAACTCATCAATCGATGCAGAGAGCTAATCCAACTTAAAAAAATAATTGAAAAGATTATCGTAGTTGAACGAAAGAAAGATCCTTAAACATTGAAATAAGAAAAGCTCACCAAAGCAGATAAGAAAACAAATGACGCAGAACGTGCACGAGTAATGTGATTCGACAGTGGTTTATAAGTTAAAGATAATGAGAGCTTGTCAAGCCTctttagtagttgattatggTTCAACAAAAAATGAGACCCTCCCACTGTGTGGTGCACTGTAAGAAGAATGCTTTAATGGATGTCCCTTTGAAGCTTCAAGTCTCCCTCTTCCAAGAATAAGTGAAGTTTTCTTCAAGCTactattaaaaggtaaaaaaCTGGCACAAGATCAGCTTCAAAAGACGTCGAAACTGGAAAAATTAATACTTCTAATAATAATGTAAACAAACCAGTCATTTCCATAGTTATCATGAAAGAGCACCAAGTCCTTGTTTGGATACCAAaataggagggaaagggaggggagggggaaggaggaaagggaaagggagagaagggaaggggagggggaatgggggtcggtgtttggatacaattccTTCCAAATCTTTCCTATTGAGGAGACATTTTAATTTACCTTgaaggagggaaaatggatccctccccTGTAATTTCCCTCATACCTTtgttgctatccaaacaagggattttaaatccctaaCTCTCCCTCCATTTCCTTTTCATCCAAACAATCCCTACGCGTTGTTATCATTAAACAAACCAAGGCATCTATAGCAGAAATGTAGGATGGTGATAtaggacaaaggagaaccccaCATCAACCTCCCCATTTGATGGATGTCCCATACCATGCAATGGAGTCAGTCCTGTAACAGATGGGGCATTCAAGAAACGTAGGTATAGCCTTGTAGAGCTGATTTTTAAAACCAAAAAATCAAGTGACAAAATTTATGCATCAAACCAAATCCCCTGTACTAAAAAAGAGGAACTCCACCGGTTCGTTGCGTGATCCGTATATATATAATTCGTCCAACCAAATAACTAAGTAGCAGCATCGCCACGGAAATGGCAATGATATTGTTGGAAAGTTGGTCGGATTGAAGCAAGTAATGTTTGAGGTAGTTTAGATAAATAGAGGTAGAAGATACCTTGGGGGTAAAAAAATAGCAGAAATAGCAGAATTGGCATTGAAACAAGATACGGCCATGTGTAATCACAACAAAGTTTAACCTGAACAAAAAACAAACTTGATTAGAAGTACTTTATAGGGGTGGATCATATATGAATTAAATAAAGGGTGaacagaagaagaagaaagtgataACGAATGGAACAAGGAAATACCAGGCGAGAGTTGATAAAAGGGATCTGGACAGCTTCAATTCTTGGATTTCTAGGGTTTGTGTAGTATTTCTGCTACGATTTCTGTGGATGGATAGAGAGACAAGCAGGAGCGTCTCTCCAAGGATTGGAACCTCTGCAGTCTCGATCGATTTGTGTTAGAGACTACTCCCTCCCAGTCGTTATAATGTTCCCCTTTGATATGGGCacgatacttaaggaaaagtattaaaatattagtaaaagagttgtgtggggttggtggTAGGAGAGaaggatgaattattagtagttaaataagaattgtggggccaaaacataaaggaaagtaataaaataggagtaaaagaattgtgtggggtttggtgataggagagagaaatgaataaaataagagtaaatgtttctaaaaatagaaaggggaacattacttgaataatccgttttgggaaagagggaacattatagtgactgggagggagtattttGTTAGGGAACATCACTTATGTTTACACCGTCTACTTAATATCTTCCtcttttgtttacgttttgggaaATTTCATGGTTTTTTTTTCTCCAACTTATTCTTTTGGCTAAcaatcaatcaatatctatctatattaatatgTGAAACTTTTTTTGAGCTATTCTAGAGAGTTCAACTTTGTTGAACTACTAGGTTATTATATTATGGTTTTTTATAGTAGTATAAGAAACATAGAATTTGAGTGGAAATGAAATCGTGGTATTAGTTCAACCGAAGTTACTAAGTTTTTAAATTATGATTCTTTATAGTAGTATAAGAAACATAGAATTTGAGTGGAAATAAAAATCTTGgttagcatttgtttgaagaagttttgttgatctcccatcatttggagaatcacattttgaatgagttcatcttcttgttgtggatatgtgtgaaagtggttgtattgtggcaattgaaactcattatgaagtgggtattggatgggtggttgttgtggatattggatgtgagtgttttggttggaaaatttggggtagtagttaggattttcattgtacgaataataaggtaggtttgtgttgacttgcttctcaaactccccatacccatagtcatactcaaaagatccaccacatactccataagttaagtcttgagccatcgtagctaagacaaggaaacaactacaagcatggaaactacacaaagatggtaagaacaatccttgaggaacaagttcctcaaggtgaaagcacaattaaaatagacaaacaagtaagaacttaatcacatagcactatccccggcaacggcgccattttgatgggtgatgtcgtcgggtcacatccaatcaaacacatttatatttctcaacaaactactccctcctattctctattttcttccctatttcctaaaacggattattcaggttttcttcccctttccttttttgaaaacttttaatcttattttattcattcctctctcctatcaccaaaccccacccaactcacaattccttatttaattcataattattcatttctctcttctatcaccaaaccccacccaactcacaattccttattttattcattcctctctcctatcaccaaaccccacccaattcACAATTCATATTTTATTCTCTTCCTTAAATATTGTGCCCCATccaaaggggaagaaaaagaagaataggagggagtactagttagtggtaagttgaggtcgatccatgggacggtgtgctttgggttctaaatctatctatctcaatttatgctagtgtcacaattgatggggtttgtagttgtgtcctaggctaatacaagcaataaagtaaaataagcaataaaaggaaagatgtacacaaatgattaaaagtgctaggatatcatggggtcataggggattcatggtgttgatcatacaaacatgtttacaaagttgcaagcaattaatgttgtgcaggaaccgagttggtttatgtcttacggttcataggaagagttgggtcccggagccgaatcgattagattgtacaacacctacaagtcgacttactttcctcctattcaacttctatgcatggtctaacaagactcgagttggtttatatcttacaagtcaagttgaatagataagagatggttgtaaatgcaaggattcataggcttggcatttcatcaaacataacatgtgcataaagttgacataacaacaagcaagcaatttaatcatgaacacatattagattaagcatgaatcaatcccatgttggtttcccctaattacccattaatcttaactaaagagactactcactcattatcataggaatcatgtcattaatggtgtcaatcatcacaacaagtataaacatgataatggaatgaagaaatgaacattaAAGATAAAAGGGTAgatgaattataccaaacttgagatgatccaaacaataaagcaaagaataatagaagaaacttgattgttgatggaaggttgtcaatctctcaataaacccaataatcttcaattacccaataataaacttgaataataaacttggaaagattaatgtgtaatttgtggaaagattaaagagtaatctattctaatctactcctaatctaatctaaagaaggattttctactctaaaacttgattctaatctaatgaaaacttcattgtttgattattacaaatggggtatttatattggaaattaggtggatgcattaagGTTAACTAagagctaaactagtaattacacttttgagtttagagcagggagacgccggtatttttcgaaggaagggcgtctttctttgaagcttgaagaagacgaaattgtgctgtgagggaatccgggcgtctttcgttcgggacgggcggattcggtggtctctgcccgggcgtctttgggagaatccgggcggattggagcaggggaagacgggcgaatttggagcaagacgggcgtcttgtggttcACGTAGGAAGggaaagtttcctgtccaggaatacgcccgtcccgagcgaaatatgggcgtcctgggcttcaacccgagcgggttgagctgtatcttgagctcggattgtaaaacggacgtcattttctcatccggactcctattggagtgattcaaaagcctagatcacttgttttttcgatgccgttccatctagcatattttcagagcgaaagaagcaacccttggttcggttttcgagcgattttttcttgtaatgccttccctctcgtcatccttgcttttaacccctTGATCCTTCTATaaacactttattcctacatacttggccatcattcttgcctcctcttcatactagtccatctaatatcatcaataagcttccaaatatgcacgaaagacgggaaattccgccttattatctccttttctgcaaaacatatgaaatgcgatagaaaagcaaataggaaggttttgacggataaaatggtcatagaatgttataatagtatgcaaaataggctcaattaggggactaaatgtgcgcaaataatgttcacatcaaatatccccaaaccgaaccttaactcgtcccgagtaaagaggtgacaaaaattagacctttatttaacctaacctactaatataaccgatatgagacaattagcaggtctcactccgccccttcaactcacaacaagacaaccatgagttaggatgccttcttgcaaagcaaggtgggtcttgccaaaatggcgacacatccaatcattaagcacacaaaatcaagtatagatgcatctacaaaagaatagccactctcctcaactaagtggcggaaattatctacaagggaagcaattcaagagtacacactccttcatagatgcaattttttcaaactactaagcctagaaggataccaataaatcacctccaagttgtgtcaagctagggtaactttgtcctcaatcgttaaatgcttttgtcaagaatagactccctatggtgctagaaacactggaggatcgcggaattccccctcttgcctagacaagaagaagggtcgtcccctctctaccatgcataaaaatggatacgatggataaagggatcgatagatatttgagtttcactttgggagtttgcttttgttttccccccaatttcttgtggcatataacatttgagaacactttcttttgccatttcttttgatatttggcaattcaatacttgacaatttttcgactttttgctttttctttttgaacattttcaaagtcacccaatatgtagtgagggtgccttatatttgaagcataggagtctatttttgctccttttttcatttgatgcatttttgcaaactttctttcacttttcatttctttgaactcaaattgatttctttttgtgcccattccctttgatgacaaaaaaatgtggtagaacatggatgatggatggatgcatggtttcaagggtcaccttggaataaacggtagccaaggagttatcacaccacaaggtactcttgactaggctttaatccatgggtcaaaggatactagcatgacacatcctagggtgttttacaagtattctaacaagcaaagtcttaagaagaaaaggcatctactagggcctatatacacttgtcaagcttcccaagtagacggtttcgcaaaattttctaacatgcaaactacatgccatgatgcaactagcatataaacatcctaatgcatatgcttctaccaactaatatgccatataaactaaatgcaagtcctaagttcagattgttataccgcatcaattaaaataaagccacatagtcattaacataaagaggaaaaaggagattggaaagatcataccatgcggtcttcaatatcctcatgtcttgcatgtggcatagtcaatcaaagtgaacaaggatgaacaaacacaatatatacaagacaatatatacaagactacactacaaaggaaatgaacatgtttttgggtttttgaatttttcaaatttttatggtttttgattttgtgaaaataaagaacatatttttgggatttttcgaaattttttcaatttttctcatttttggaatataaattcccatcccccactttattttggacattgtcctcaatgtacatgtaggagtaggaataaaaaggaaatacatgtttttggatttttgattttttgaaataaagtacaaatgcaatatgatatgaatgaatgcatgctctaactaaatgcaattctatatgacaaatataacaaataaatgcaatctaaactacactatatgatgcatgttttctagtagactatggtcacctatgatcaaacctccccaaaccgatttaaacactatttctagtgtagaaatgaataggattggtcattagcgactatgcatgaattctagtctatatgcaactatctacatgaatcatgtgagatatatacaatgcaactatactatataaactaactaatgcaaatgcaatatggagCAAATGTatgcgaaaactacactaaatgcaatgtatgtacaaaagagagagggagagttgagtatcatacaaatggaggtggtgaggtaggcctttTTCACTAatcatcctcatcttgatcatagccatagcgatgagaactcccggcttggtcatacccgctttcttgaccccaataccctccttggtcaaattctcctccttgacccgagtacccttcTCCTTGgcgatcccaagcttggttcccttgattagggaacaagtgttccggttgtgcccaagagggcaaagggtcattagggtcaacatacccttgtgacacccaatcaaaacacatttataatactcaacaaactactagttagcggtaagtcgaggtcgatccatgggacggtgt
The DNA window shown above is from Silene latifolia isolate original U9 population unplaced genomic scaffold, ASM4854445v1 scaffold_96, whole genome shotgun sequence and carries:
- the LOC141640650 gene encoding uncharacterized protein LOC141640650 — its product is MEEVPILGETLLLVSLSIHRNRSRNTTQTLEIQELKLSRSLLSTLAWLNFVVITHGRILFQCQFCYFCYFFTPKNARCGAEGQTQTMEKPTSVIQNAPGKEKSPQIDDGGTGLPPRDDDGGGGGGGGGGGSFSGGFFFFGFLAFLGFLKNKESEGDYGDSRR